One part of the Armatimonadota bacterium genome encodes these proteins:
- a CDS encoding Hsp20/alpha crystallin family protein, which produces MISRWDPFRDISVLQDRINRVFNESAGHAENTSSRTWSPVVDIIETQSDLVVRAELPGMNRDDIDIEVTGESLTIRGERKFDEAAKDEYIRVERPYGPFQRSFSIGVPVQPDKVKASYHDGLLEVTIPKAEETKPKKIKVNAE; this is translated from the coding sequence ATGATCAGCAGATGGGACCCATTTCGAGACATTAGTGTTTTACAGGACAGAATCAATCGAGTTTTCAACGAATCGGCAGGTCATGCGGAAAATACGTCGAGCAGGACTTGGTCGCCGGTCGTAGACATTATCGAGACTCAAAGCGACCTTGTTGTTCGCGCTGAGCTGCCGGGGATGAACCGGGATGATATCGACATAGAAGTCACCGGCGAATCCCTGACTATTCGCGGCGAGCGCAAGTTCGATGAAGCTGCCAAGGATGAATATATACGGGTTGAGCGGCCGTATGGGCCGTTTCAGAGATCGTTTAGCATAGGAGTGCCGGTGCAGCCGGACAAGGTCAAGGCAAGCTACCATGACGGTCTGCTGGAAGTTACTATTCCGAAAGCTGAAGAGACCAAACCCAAAAAGATAAAAGTAAACGCAGAATAG
- the dnaK gene encoding molecular chaperone DnaK translates to MAKTVGIDLGTTNSVVAVMEGGEPVVIPNSEGSRTTPSVVGFSKTGERLVGVTAKRQAILNPDRTISSIKREMGTDHKVTIDGKGYTPEEISAMILQKLKADAEAYLGEQVTQAVITVPAYFNDMQRTATKQAGEIAGLKVLRIINEPTAASLAYGLEKKGNETILVWDLGGGTFDVSLLEVGEGVFEVKSTSGDTRLGGDDWDERIVNWVCSEFKAQQGIDLKNDKQALQRVKEAAEKAKIELSNVVQTNINLPYITADASGPKHLDMNLTRAKFEELTNDLLQRCVGPYKKAMEDAKIGEGQINEIVLVGGSTRMPMVQELVKNLAGGKEPHRGVNPDEVVAIGAAIQAGVLGGEVKDVVLLDVTPLTLGVETLGGITDKLIERNTTIPTRKSKTYTTAADGQTEVEINVLQGEREMAQYNHSLGRFHLAGIPPAPRGIPQIEVTFDIDANGIVNVSAQDKATGKQQSITISGSTRLSKDDIDKMMRDAEGNAEEDRKLRDAAEAKNKAEQLLYSTEKTLKDLGDKVSSEDKLAIESALSELRSAVESNDAARINTASEALQQHAYKLSQMLYEQASKAQEGTPEGQAPEGPAAEAPKEEDESVIDAEFKAE, encoded by the coding sequence AGTAGGTATTGACTTAGGCACCACCAACAGCGTGGTTGCAGTGATGGAGGGCGGCGAACCGGTCGTAATCCCGAATTCCGAGGGAAGCCGGACGACTCCTTCCGTTGTAGGTTTTTCAAAGACCGGTGAACGTCTGGTAGGCGTAACCGCCAAGCGCCAGGCGATCCTTAACCCTGATCGCACAATCTCATCCATCAAACGTGAGATGGGGACCGATCACAAGGTCACCATAGACGGCAAGGGCTATACGCCGGAAGAAATTTCGGCTATGATCCTGCAGAAGCTTAAGGCGGACGCCGAGGCTTATCTGGGAGAGCAGGTGACTCAGGCTGTCATCACAGTTCCGGCATACTTTAACGATATGCAGCGAACGGCCACAAAGCAGGCTGGTGAGATCGCGGGCCTCAAGGTCCTAAGGATCATCAACGAACCGACAGCGGCCTCTCTCGCATATGGCCTGGAGAAGAAAGGCAACGAGACCATTCTTGTCTGGGACCTGGGCGGCGGGACTTTTGATGTATCGCTGCTGGAAGTAGGAGAAGGCGTATTCGAGGTCAAGTCGACTTCGGGCGACACCCGTCTGGGCGGCGACGACTGGGACGAGCGCATAGTCAACTGGGTATGCAGCGAGTTCAAGGCTCAACAGGGGATCGATCTCAAGAACGATAAGCAGGCCCTTCAGCGTGTGAAAGAGGCCGCTGAGAAGGCAAAGATCGAGCTTTCAAATGTAGTCCAGACCAATATCAACCTTCCTTATATTACTGCGGATGCGTCGGGACCCAAGCACCTGGATATGAACCTGACCCGAGCGAAGTTCGAGGAGCTTACCAATGACCTGCTCCAGCGCTGCGTTGGCCCATACAAGAAAGCAATGGAAGACGCAAAGATCGGCGAGGGACAGATCAACGAGATCGTGCTTGTCGGCGGATCGACCAGAATGCCGATGGTCCAGGAGTTGGTGAAAAACCTCGCCGGTGGTAAGGAACCGCACAGAGGCGTGAACCCTGATGAGGTCGTGGCTATAGGCGCTGCGATTCAGGCGGGTGTCCTGGGCGGCGAGGTCAAGGACGTCGTACTCTTGGATGTTACTCCGCTTACGCTGGGTGTCGAGACCCTCGGCGGCATCACCGATAAGCTCATCGAGCGAAATACGACCATCCCGACCCGTAAATCAAAGACATATACTACGGCGGCCGACGGTCAGACAGAAGTTGAGATCAACGTATTGCAGGGCGAGCGCGAGATGGCTCAGTATAACCACAGCCTCGGCAGGTTCCATCTGGCCGGTATTCCGCCTGCGCCAAGAGGCATTCCTCAGATTGAGGTCACATTCGACATCGATGCTAACGGCATCGTAAATGTTTCGGCTCAGGATAAGGCGACAGGCAAGCAGCAGTCGATTACGATCAGCGGCTCGACCAGGCTCTCCAAGGACGATATCGATAAGATGATGAGAGACGCCGAAGGTAATGCTGAGGAAGATCGCAAGCTCAGAGACGCTGCCGAAGCCAAGAACAAGGCGGAACAGTTGCTTTACTCTACCGAGAAGACCTTAAAGGACCTCGGAGACAAGGTATCTTCGGAGGACAAGCTGGCAATCGAAAGTGCGCTGAGCGAGTTGAGATCGGCTGTGGAGTCTAACGATGCGGCGCGGATCAATACCGCATCCGAAGCGCTTCAGCAGCATGCATACAAGCTCTCACAGATGCTCTACGAGCAGGCTTCCAAGGCTCAGGAGGGCACTCCTGAAGGCCAGGCGCCTGAGGGACCGGCAGCCGAAGCGCCAAAGGAAGAAGACGAAAGCGTAATCGACGCAGAGTTCAAAGCAGAATAA
- a CDS encoding MerR family transcriptional regulator: MPRVDKNEPLYLIGVAARLCELHPQTLRMYERLGLVRPARLGRKNRMYSEADIDRLRQIQRLTQDMGVNLAGVEVILDLLDKMTHMQEQMESEMERMHQLMEERIRRMQK, encoded by the coding sequence ATGCCACGCGTTGACAAAAATGAACCGTTATATTTGATTGGGGTTGCCGCAAGACTTTGTGAGCTGCATCCTCAGACTCTGCGTATGTACGAGCGCCTGGGGCTGGTGCGTCCGGCAAGACTCGGCAGAAAAAACCGCATGTACTCCGAAGCCGATATAGACCGGCTCAGACAGATTCAGCGTCTGACTCAAGACATGGGCGTTAACCTGGCAGGCGTAGAAGTAATTCTTGACCTTCTGGACAAAATGACGCACATGCAAGAGCAAATGGAGAGTGAAATGGAACGAATGCATCAGCTCATGGAGGAGAGAATAAGGCGTATGCAGAAGTAA
- a CDS encoding J domain-containing protein, which translates to MATNYKDYYKILGVDRSASEKDIKSAYRKLARKYHPDVNPGNKAAEEKFKEVSEAYEVLSDKDKRTKYDQFGQYWEQAGQAGPGPGTGYPGGDFTFDFGGFGQGGQRVDFGGEGGFDLFEMLFGEGKRAGGATHRRRAAPTKGSDIESEMEISLEDAFTGTKKSFSFNGRKIEVSIPKGVRDGQKIRLAGQGEEGIAGRGDLYIRIKMRPHKVFERSDDDLRMEAPVDYITAALGGEITVPTLSGRVTMKVPPGTTSGKTFRLPGQGMPRIKDGGRGNQYVKVKVQIPEHMSARERELLEEIRKLR; encoded by the coding sequence GTGGCCACGAATTATAAAGATTATTATAAGATACTGGGCGTTGATCGGAGTGCGTCTGAGAAGGATATCAAGTCGGCTTATCGCAAGCTGGCTCGCAAATATCACCCCGATGTAAACCCCGGCAACAAGGCCGCCGAAGAGAAGTTCAAGGAAGTAAGCGAGGCTTACGAGGTTCTCTCCGATAAAGATAAGCGCACCAAATACGACCAGTTCGGCCAGTATTGGGAGCAAGCCGGGCAGGCCGGTCCCGGACCGGGTACGGGATATCCCGGCGGCGACTTTACGTTTGACTTCGGTGGTTTCGGCCAGGGAGGGCAGAGAGTAGATTTCGGCGGCGAAGGCGGCTTTGATCTCTTTGAGATGCTCTTTGGAGAAGGCAAGCGTGCGGGAGGCGCAACGCACAGACGGCGCGCGGCTCCGACAAAGGGCTCAGATATCGAGTCGGAGATGGAGATATCTCTTGAAGATGCCTTCACCGGTACCAAGAAATCATTTTCGTTTAATGGTCGCAAGATAGAAGTGAGTATACCCAAGGGTGTTCGCGACGGCCAGAAGATAAGACTGGCCGGCCAGGGCGAGGAAGGCATTGCCGGGCGTGGAGACTTATATATTCGCATAAAGATGCGCCCGCATAAGGTTTTTGAACGTTCTGACGATGACCTGCGAATGGAAGCACCCGTGGATTATATAACCGCAGCTCTTGGCGGTGAGATAACTGTCCCTACACTGTCCGGTCGAGTGACTATGAAGGTCCCGCCCGGCACCACCAGCGGCAAAACGTTCAGGCTTCCCGGCCAGGGCATGCCCAGGATAAAAGACGGTGGGCGGGGGAATCAATATGTTAAGGTGAAAGTTCAGATACCAGAGCATATGTCCGCCAGGGAACGCGAACTACTAGAGGAAATCCGAAAGCTGCGTTGA
- a CDS encoding cold shock domain-containing protein, producing the protein MRVGVVKWFNDAKGYGFIATDEGKDIFVHYSAINMDGRKTLFEGQQVEFEIADGPKGPQASNVSAVSA; encoded by the coding sequence TTGCGAGTTGGTGTCGTAAAGTGGTTCAACGACGCTAAAGGTTATGGCTTCATCGCTACAGACGAAGGCAAAGATATCTTTGTGCACTATTCGGCTATTAATATGGATGGCCGAAAGACCCTTTTTGAAGGGCAGCAGGTGGAGTTCGAGATTGCCGACGGTCCCAAAGGCCCACAGGCATCTAATGTCTCCGCTGTGTCGGCGTAG